From uncultured Desulfovibrio sp.:
GCGGCTGGAACAGGTGCTGGGCTTCCCCCTGTTCAACCGCCTTACCCGCTCCGTGACCCTGACCGTGGAAGGGGAGCGCCTGCGGGCCGTCTATGAATCCGCCCTGGCCAAGATACAGGAAGAAATCTCCCGCCTGCTGGATGACGACGGCCTGAGCAGCCTGACCATCTTTGCCCATCCCAGCATTGCCATGGGCTGGCTCATTCCCCACCTGCCCGGCTTTCAGGCCGAGCATCCCAATCTGCATATCAATATCCGTACCGGCAACAATCCCACGGATTTCAGCCATGAATCCGGGGTGGACGTGGCCCTGTACTACAGCAGCGGCAGCTTTACCGGGCTGGCCAGCCGACGCATCATGGGCGAAAATGCCGTGCCCGTCTGCACGCCGGCCTATGCCGCTGCCCACAGGCTGGAAGAGGGGCCGCAAAATCTGGCCGGCTGCACCCTGCTGCATGATTCGGCCCCCTGGCACTTCTGCACGGTCACGGCCGAATGGCAGGAATGGGCCAGCCGGCACGGGCTGGACATCCAGAAAAGCCCCTCCATGATCTTTGACAGCGCCTATGCCGCCTCACTGGCCGCGGCCAACGGCCTGGGCGTTGCCCTGGGGCGGACCCGCCTCATGGAAGACCTGCTGCACGAAAAGCGCCTCATCATGCCCTTTCCCCAGCTGGCCCCCCTGGAGTCCAGCCACGCCTATTACGCCGTCTGGCCCCGCAGCCGGCATACGCCGGCCATTGTCAGCACCTTTGTGGACTGGCTCGAGCGCATCGGCTCCGCGGACAAAGACGCCGCCCAGGCATCGCCGGCGTCCGGGGCCGACGCTGCGCCGCAGCTGCCCCAGGCCTCCTGACACGCCGAACAAGCCGGGAGGCGCCCGCGTGCAGCCCGCACAGCCGGGCTGTCCCTGCCGTCTGTCCGCCGCGTGGCCCTGCCGTTTCCCGCAATCACGCGGGCAGCGTAACCGCCGCTTCTCCTGCCGGGTGCCCTTTCGCGCTGCCCGTTCCCGGCGTTTTCTCCGCGCGCCCTCGTGCGTCAGGACAAAAAAAGGGGGGCACAGGCCCCCCTTCTCACTTTTGCGCATGACCGCTCCCGCACGGGCAGCGGCCGCTATCCTCCGGCAGACGGACCGCACCGGCTGCGCCGGTCAGGCGGTCCGTCCCCTGCCCCAGTCCTAGATGCGTATGCTGTTGCGGATGTCTTCCAACCGGTCCTTGGCAAACATGAGATAAGAAATGATCAGCTCGCCGGAATTGAAGGACGAGGTGATGTAGAGCGGATCATAGGTGCATATCTTGTTCATGTATTCCATGGCAGCGGCCATGTTTTCGGCATTATTCTTCTGCCCGATCTCGGGATAGAGTTCATACAGGGTCCGCACAAAATCGCGTACCACCAGGACAATGCCCTGCACCTCGT
This genomic window contains:
- a CDS encoding LysR substrate-binding domain-containing protein — translated: MKRTSDPATREHARSIANVLSDDANLLIIKTFVIAARYMSFKAAARHLCLTPGAVSHRIARLEQVLGFPLFNRLTRSVTLTVEGERLRAVYESALAKIQEEISRLLDDDGLSSLTIFAHPSIAMGWLIPHLPGFQAEHPNLHINIRTGNNPTDFSHESGVDVALYYSSGSFTGLASRRIMGENAVPVCTPAYAAAHRLEEGPQNLAGCTLLHDSAPWHFCTVTAEWQEWASRHGLDIQKSPSMIFDSAYAASLAAANGLGVALGRTRLMEDLLHEKRLIMPFPQLAPLESSHAYYAVWPRSRHTPAIVSTFVDWLERIGSADKDAAQASPASGADAAPQLPQAS